In a single window of the Rhodamnia argentea isolate NSW1041297 chromosome 2, ASM2092103v1, whole genome shotgun sequence genome:
- the LOC115738626 gene encoding cyclin-A1-1 isoform X1 → MSTQNRRSSFSSSTTSSLAKRHASSSSSSENAGKVAPVPSHLAKKRAPLANLTNLRGGVVSDANSRSSSAPSTLVANVTKLAKVRKGSSTSSSNMGLSGSTLPRYASTKPSGVLPSVNPSIPRIEVSVDPVPCSMVVSPSRSDVQSVSMDESMSTCESFKSPEVEYIDNDDVPAVDSIDRKTFSNLYISDSAAKAVVTICERDALMEMETDEKIVNVDNKYSDPQLCATIACDIYQHLRASEAKKRPSTDFMGKVQKDITASMRAILIDWLVEVAEEYRLVPDTLYLTVNYIDRYLSGNVMNRQRLQLLGVACMMIAAKYEEICAPQVEEFCYITDNTYFKEEVLQMESSVLNYLKFELTAPTVKCFLRRFVRAAQGVNEVPSLQLECMANYIAELSLLEYNMLCYAPSLVAASAIFLAKFIITPSKRPWDPTLQHYTLYRPSDMGNCVRDLHRLCLNSHGSTLPAIREKYSQHKYKYVAKKYCPPSIPLEFLHNHVY, encoded by the exons ATGTCCACCCAGAACCGGCGTTCCTCCTTCTCGTCGTCCACGACGTCCTCCCTCGCCAAGCGAcacgcctcctcctcctcctcctcggagAACGCGGGGAAAGTCGCGCCCGTCCCCTCGCACTTGGCCAAGAAGCGAGCGCCTCTCGCTAACTTGACCAACCTCAGGGGCGGCGTCGTCAGCGATGCCAATTCCCGAAGCTCGTCCGCACCATCCACTTTG GTGGCTAATGTAACAAAACTGGCAAAGGTGAGGAAGGGATCTTCTACTTCCAGCTCAAACATGGGCCTCTCAGGAAGTACTTTACCGAGATATGCTAGCACGAAACCGAGTGGAGTTCTTCCTAGTGTTAATCCTTCCATTCCAAGAATAGAGGTCTCTGTTGATCCCGTACCATGCAGCATGGTTGTTTCACCCAGTAGATCAGATGTACAATCTGTTTCAATGGATGAGAGCATGTCCACCTGCGAGTCTTTCAAGAGTCCTGAAGTTGAGTACATCGACAATGATGACGTTCCGGCGGTTGATTCTATTGACAGGAAGACATTTAGCAATCTTTATATCTCAGATAGTGCAGCAAAAGCAG TGGTTACAATTTGCGAGAGAGATGCACTCATGGAGATGGAAACGGATGAGAAGATTGTCAATGTTGATAACAAGTACTCAGATCCACAACTCTGTGCAACCATTGCTTGTGACATTTACCAGCACTTGCGTGCATCCGAG GCAAAGAAGAGGCCTTCCACTGATTTTATGGGTAAGGTACAAAAGGATATAACTGCCAGCATGCGTGCCATACTAATTGATTGGCTTGTGGAG GTGGCTGAAGAATACAGGCTCGTACCTGATACATTGTACCTGACTGTTAACTACATAGATCGGTATCTTTCAGGAAATGTGATGAATAGACAACGTCTCCAGTTGCTTGGTGTTGCTTGCATGATGATTGCTGC AAAGTACGAGGAGATCTGTGCACCTCAGGTAGAAGAGTTCTGCTACATTACCGACAATACATACTTCAAGGAGGAG GTATTGCAAATGGAATCTTCTGTGTTGAATTACTTGAAGTTTGAATTGACCGCCCCCACTGTCAAGTGCTTTTTAAG ACGATTTGTTCGTGCGGCTCAAGGGGTGAATGAG GTTCCATCTTTGCAGTTGGAGTGCATGGCCAACTATATTGCAGAACTCTCTTTACTAGAGTACAATATGCTTTGTTATGCTCCTTCTCTTGTAGCTGCATCAGCTATATTTCTGGCCAAATTCATAATTACCCCTTCGAAGAGACCATGG GACCCAACATTGCAGCATTACACTCTCTACCGGCCTTCCGATATGGGAAACTGTGTCAGGGATCTGCATCGGCTGTGTTTGAACAGCCATGGTTCGACCTTACCGGCAATCAGGGAGAAGTACAGCCAGCATAAG TACAAATACGTGGCGAAGAAGTATTGCCCTCCCTCGATACCTCTGGAGTTTCTCCACAATCATGTCTATTAG
- the LOC115738626 gene encoding cyclin-A1-1 isoform X2, with product MSTQNRRSSFSSSTTSSLAKRHASSSSSSENAGKVAPVPSHLAKKRAPLANLTNLRGGVVSDANSRSSSAPSTLVANVTKLAKVRKGSSTSSSNMGLSGSTLPRYASTKPSGVLPSVNPSIPRIEVSVDPVPCSMVVSPSRSDVQSVSMDESMSTCESFKSPEVEYIDNDDVPAVDSIDRKTFSNLYISDSAAKAVTICERDALMEMETDEKIVNVDNKYSDPQLCATIACDIYQHLRASEAKKRPSTDFMGKVQKDITASMRAILIDWLVEVAEEYRLVPDTLYLTVNYIDRYLSGNVMNRQRLQLLGVACMMIAAKYEEICAPQVEEFCYITDNTYFKEEVLQMESSVLNYLKFELTAPTVKCFLRRFVRAAQGVNEVPSLQLECMANYIAELSLLEYNMLCYAPSLVAASAIFLAKFIITPSKRPWDPTLQHYTLYRPSDMGNCVRDLHRLCLNSHGSTLPAIREKYSQHKYKYVAKKYCPPSIPLEFLHNHVY from the exons ATGTCCACCCAGAACCGGCGTTCCTCCTTCTCGTCGTCCACGACGTCCTCCCTCGCCAAGCGAcacgcctcctcctcctcctcctcggagAACGCGGGGAAAGTCGCGCCCGTCCCCTCGCACTTGGCCAAGAAGCGAGCGCCTCTCGCTAACTTGACCAACCTCAGGGGCGGCGTCGTCAGCGATGCCAATTCCCGAAGCTCGTCCGCACCATCCACTTTG GTGGCTAATGTAACAAAACTGGCAAAGGTGAGGAAGGGATCTTCTACTTCCAGCTCAAACATGGGCCTCTCAGGAAGTACTTTACCGAGATATGCTAGCACGAAACCGAGTGGAGTTCTTCCTAGTGTTAATCCTTCCATTCCAAGAATAGAGGTCTCTGTTGATCCCGTACCATGCAGCATGGTTGTTTCACCCAGTAGATCAGATGTACAATCTGTTTCAATGGATGAGAGCATGTCCACCTGCGAGTCTTTCAAGAGTCCTGAAGTTGAGTACATCGACAATGATGACGTTCCGGCGGTTGATTCTATTGACAGGAAGACATTTAGCAATCTTTATATCTCAGATAGTGCAGCAAAAGCAG TTACAATTTGCGAGAGAGATGCACTCATGGAGATGGAAACGGATGAGAAGATTGTCAATGTTGATAACAAGTACTCAGATCCACAACTCTGTGCAACCATTGCTTGTGACATTTACCAGCACTTGCGTGCATCCGAG GCAAAGAAGAGGCCTTCCACTGATTTTATGGGTAAGGTACAAAAGGATATAACTGCCAGCATGCGTGCCATACTAATTGATTGGCTTGTGGAG GTGGCTGAAGAATACAGGCTCGTACCTGATACATTGTACCTGACTGTTAACTACATAGATCGGTATCTTTCAGGAAATGTGATGAATAGACAACGTCTCCAGTTGCTTGGTGTTGCTTGCATGATGATTGCTGC AAAGTACGAGGAGATCTGTGCACCTCAGGTAGAAGAGTTCTGCTACATTACCGACAATACATACTTCAAGGAGGAG GTATTGCAAATGGAATCTTCTGTGTTGAATTACTTGAAGTTTGAATTGACCGCCCCCACTGTCAAGTGCTTTTTAAG ACGATTTGTTCGTGCGGCTCAAGGGGTGAATGAG GTTCCATCTTTGCAGTTGGAGTGCATGGCCAACTATATTGCAGAACTCTCTTTACTAGAGTACAATATGCTTTGTTATGCTCCTTCTCTTGTAGCTGCATCAGCTATATTTCTGGCCAAATTCATAATTACCCCTTCGAAGAGACCATGG GACCCAACATTGCAGCATTACACTCTCTACCGGCCTTCCGATATGGGAAACTGTGTCAGGGATCTGCATCGGCTGTGTTTGAACAGCCATGGTTCGACCTTACCGGCAATCAGGGAGAAGTACAGCCAGCATAAG TACAAATACGTGGCGAAGAAGTATTGCCCTCCCTCGATACCTCTGGAGTTTCTCCACAATCATGTCTATTAG